The Spirochaetota bacterium genome has a segment encoding these proteins:
- a CDS encoding diguanylate cyclase produces MIDTKRDISILIVDDDPLVLRTITKILEVSDENYFIETATNVQKLLDLVSKTYWDTILLDLSIPLHDGDSADPKNGLHALDVLKAEYNVSTPIIAITGYNEVELSDIVLDKGAYYFLDKPVRAKYLSAIVKNSTRFQMSGFDGLTGILNRKTFEERLKSEFERVIRKNRNYENQPQNNNGPKSYLSIIYLDCDNFKEINDTYNHLVGDMVLKKICSAFIDESVYRPINGNGQSYKFIIRPYDLAARFGGDEFCIFLPETDHLSVLTVARRIRDMLKNISIADIVGTDYKSTGLNTISVSMGIATYPYPNDITNYEELVTLADYAMYGSKIEKKGDIFGYNQSGSLVNFDL; encoded by the coding sequence ATGATTGATACTAAACGGGATATCAGTATCCTTATCGTTGATGACGATCCGCTGGTATTACGCACCATTACGAAAATTCTCGAGGTATCAGATGAGAATTATTTCATTGAAACTGCGACTAATGTTCAAAAACTGCTGGATCTGGTAAGCAAGACCTATTGGGATACGATATTGCTGGACCTGTCAATTCCCCTCCATGACGGTGATAGCGCAGATCCTAAAAACGGGTTACATGCCCTGGATGTCCTTAAAGCTGAATATAACGTGAGCACGCCGATAATCGCCATTACAGGCTATAATGAAGTCGAGCTTTCCGATATCGTTCTTGATAAGGGCGCCTATTATTTCCTGGATAAACCTGTCCGTGCAAAATACCTCTCCGCCATCGTGAAGAATTCAACGCGCTTTCAGATGTCCGGATTTGACGGATTGACAGGAATTCTGAACCGCAAGACATTCGAGGAGCGGCTCAAATCCGAATTCGAGCGTGTCATAAGAAAAAACAGAAATTATGAGAATCAGCCGCAAAACAACAATGGTCCCAAGTCATATCTTTCTATTATTTATCTTGATTGCGATAATTTCAAGGAGATCAATGATACCTACAATCACCTGGTCGGTGATATGGTATTGAAAAAGATATGCAGCGCCTTTATCGATGAAAGTGTGTATCGACCGATAAACGGAAACGGACAGTCTTACAAATTCATTATTCGTCCCTATGACCTTGCGGCACGATTCGGAGGCGACGAATTCTGCATTTTCCTGCCTGAAACTGATCATCTCAGTGTTCTGACCGTTGCTCGTAGGATACGCGATATGCTAAAGAATATCAGTATCGCCGATATAGTCGGAACAGACTATAAGTCAACCGGCCTTAACACTATATCCGTTTCAATGGGCATTGCCACGTATCCTTATCCGAATGATATTACGAATTACGAAGAATTGGTCACTCTTGCCGATTACGCCATGTATGGATCAAAAATAGAGAAAAAAGGCGATATATTCGGATATAACCAGTCAGGTTCCCTGGTAAATTTTGATCTATAA
- a CDS encoding molybdopterin molybdotransferase MoeA, translating into MTEKSKTFVSFDTAHCMILSSVTELGLERVPLKEAYGRILYQDIRSEINIPPFDNSAMDGFALHWDDTGGAHPDSPVELLICGEIKAGVEFHTIKVEGNSAVRIMTGAPIPDGATAVVPVEHTREDATRGTIAVFEEIKQNENIRHAGEDIRVGQVALNKGTQLKSAEIGLLASLNVNDIPVYQQARVAIISTGDEIAEVGAELRPGQIRNSNAYTLSSEIKKYHCIPHYIGIARDSISFTKEMFAKALEYDMVISTGGVSMGKYDLVKDVLVELGVDISFETIRMKPGKPLIYGTRKNTLVFGLPGNPVSTMVSFIEFVRPALLKMSGSTKLNKPLVHAVADNDIDKRSGRKEFFRGYFTIIDGVFHVSTTGPQGSGILRSMSVANCLIVMNEESTGCSKGDRVMIQLINHEEID; encoded by the coding sequence ATGACAGAAAAAAGTAAAACATTTGTTTCTTTTGATACAGCCCACTGTATGATTCTGTCCTCTGTTACGGAGCTTGGCTTAGAACGAGTTCCATTGAAAGAGGCTTACGGGCGTATCCTTTACCAGGATATTCGTTCTGAAATCAATATTCCTCCTTTTGATAATTCTGCCATGGATGGATTTGCCCTTCACTGGGACGACACCGGTGGCGCACATCCGGATAGTCCCGTGGAATTATTGATATGTGGTGAGATAAAAGCAGGCGTCGAGTTTCATACCATTAAAGTTGAAGGGAATTCAGCTGTCCGCATTATGACCGGAGCACCAATTCCCGATGGCGCTACTGCGGTGGTCCCGGTAGAGCATACCAGGGAAGACGCCACCCGGGGGACTATAGCTGTTTTCGAAGAGATCAAGCAGAATGAAAACATCCGACATGCCGGTGAAGACATCCGGGTTGGACAGGTAGCATTGAATAAAGGCACACAATTAAAGTCGGCTGAAATTGGTTTGCTGGCTTCATTGAATGTAAACGATATTCCTGTGTATCAACAGGCGCGGGTGGCGATCATTTCCACCGGTGATGAAATTGCCGAAGTGGGGGCGGAATTAAGGCCGGGACAGATACGGAATTCCAATGCCTATACGCTTTCTTCGGAAATAAAAAAATATCACTGCATACCTCATTATATCGGGATAGCCAGAGATTCTATATCCTTTACAAAGGAAATGTTCGCAAAAGCCCTCGAGTATGACATGGTTATTTCCACCGGTGGCGTTTCCATGGGCAAGTATGACCTGGTGAAGGACGTGCTTGTTGAGCTTGGTGTGGATATTTCATTTGAGACTATCAGGATGAAGCCGGGGAAGCCCCTCATCTACGGTACCAGGAAAAATACCCTGGTCTTTGGTCTGCCGGGAAATCCGGTATCGACTATGGTATCATTTATTGAATTTGTCCGCCCGGCTCTGTTGAAAATGAGCGGATCAACAAAGCTCAATAAGCCGTTGGTCCATGCTGTGGCAGATAACGATATTGATAAAAGAAGCGGCAGGAAAGAATTTTTCCGAGGTTACTTTACGATCATTGACGGCGTTTTTCATGTATCGACGACGGGCCCTCAGGGATCGGGGATACTCCGTTCGATGAGCGTTGCCAATTGCCTGATCGTGATGAATGAGGAATCGACCGGATGCTCAAAAGGAGACCGGGTGATGATTCAGCTTATCAATCATGAGGAAATTGATTGA
- a CDS encoding phosphoribosylglycinamide formyltransferase, producing MKPWHRKKVVSFLASTRGLLFSSVVNKIINKEIRAKSGCVITDNPSAPVLDRAKQLYVPAYVVDPEQYSSRESHEEDIVSLLDKFKTDLVVTAGYLRMLSEYFVKQYRNRIINIHPSLLPSFPGIHSQKKALEYGVKITGCTAHFVDKGMDTGPIIMQVPVMVHEQDTVETLSMKIMREESVVISESVRLFCENKLDVIVNKVIIRG from the coding sequence ATGAAGCCATGGCACAGGAAAAAAGTCGTATCGTTTCTCGCATCCACGAGAGGGCTCCTTTTTTCATCCGTTGTGAATAAGATCATCAACAAGGAGATACGGGCCAAATCAGGTTGTGTAATAACTGATAATCCATCAGCCCCGGTTCTTGACAGGGCGAAACAATTGTATGTTCCTGCCTATGTTGTTGATCCGGAGCAGTATTCTTCACGAGAAAGCCATGAGGAAGACATTGTTTCGCTGCTAGATAAGTTCAAAACCGACCTGGTTGTTACCGCGGGATACTTGCGCATGCTGTCAGAATATTTTGTGAAACAGTACCGGAACAGGATTATAAATATTCACCCTTCTCTCCTGCCTTCATTTCCGGGTATTCATAGTCAGAAAAAAGCCCTTGAATACGGTGTTAAAATTACCGGGTGTACCGCACATTTTGTGGACAAGGGTATGGATACCGGACCAATCATAATGCAGGTTCCGGTAATGGTGCATGAACAAGATACCGTTGAAACATTATCAATGAAGATCATGCGAGAGGAATCTGTTGTTATCTCGGAATCAGTGCGCCTGTTCTGTGAAAATAAATTAGATGTTATCGTGAATAAAGTAATCATTCGCGGATAA